In one Cyclopterus lumpus isolate fCycLum1 chromosome 24, fCycLum1.pri, whole genome shotgun sequence genomic region, the following are encoded:
- the LOC117727624 gene encoding thrombomodulin-like — protein sequence MTPSSHALLVCVAVLCGLEETARSQRAHCAANQCFAFFQEPEDFPGAQKSCKDSGGQLYTLSWGNVDEIVTVSGSYWVELPGADAAAEDAAAGFQSCPSISLSTGGKVKLQRAPCEGTRNAFLCQYTFEEPCSGVLTGAGAQVTYTTPMDFRVDDSETFPPGTIAVTGKVGGIYPESKHVCVSREWMSAPWSCEVLGGGCQHTCMASTNTCACPPGKVLHPNNISCTTEACEENRCTGEGEECENTREGFRCTCRDDFVEEDGACVNVTICQRCEHMRCVKFHGVYQCMCLEGFRVAAHDPTKCEFICGKKDCPVRCDGNNQDMCFCPAGYIYDLQDGTPLCTDIDECDMGLCHHRCENVFGSYRCLCNEGFKLHHDGDTCTPIADVEEGDGSGSSPPPPHLHTTPASPQPAAVPSYVKTGSVLGIGVFVILCAVLLYFVVRNAARRCSRFELTSIKHRDIDIFYLQQVTSETYKRLSLDRPFKSDS from the coding sequence ATGACTCCCTCCTCTCACGCGCTGCTCGTGTGTGTGGCGGTCCTCTGCGGGCTGGAGGAAACGGCCCGGTCCCAACGCGCACATTGCGCCGCGAATCAGTGTTTTGCGTTTTTCCAGGAGCCCGAGGACTTTCCAGGCGCACAGAAAAGCTGCAAAGACTCCGGCGGACAGTTGTACACTTTGAGCTGGGGAAACGTGGACGAGATCGTGACTGTCAGCGGGAGCTACTGGGTGGAGCTGCCCGGCGCCGACGCGGCAGCAGAGGACGCTGCTGCGGGTTTCCAGAGCTGCCCGTCCATCTCCTTGTCGACGGGGGGCAAAGTCAAGCTGCAGCGGGCGCCTTGCGAAGGCACCCGGAACGCGTTCCTGTGCCAGTACACGTTCGAGGAGCCGTGCAGTGGTGTACTGACGGGCGCAGGCGCACAGGTGACCTACACCACGCCCATGGACTTCAGGGTGGACGATTCGGAAACGTTTCCACCGGGGACCATCGCGGTAACGGGGAAGGTTGGCGGTATCTATCCGGAATCAAAGCACGTGTGCGTGTCCAGGGAGTGGATGTCAGCTCCCTGGAGCTGTGAGGTGCTGGGGGGCGGCTGCCAGCACACCTGCATGGCCTCCACAAACACCTGCGCCTGCCCCCCGGGGAAAGTCCTCCATCCCAACAACATCTCCTGCACGACGGAGGCCTGCGAGGAGAACCGGTGCACGGGCGAGGGCGAGGAGTGCGAGAACACCCGGGAAGGGTTCAGGTGCACCTGCAGGGACGACTTCGTGGAGGAGGACGGCGCGTGCGTCAACGTCACGATCTGCCAGAGGTGCGAGCACATGCGGTGCGTCAAGTTCCACGGGGTTTACCAGTGCATGTGCCTCGAGGGCTTCAGGGTGGCGGCCCACGACCCCACCAAGTGCGAGTTCATCTGCGGCAAGAAGGACTGTCCGGTCCGGTGCGACGGGAACAACCAGGACATGTGTTTCTGCCCAGCCGGCTACATCTATGACCTCCAAGACGGCACGCCCCTTTGCACCGACATCGACGAGTGCGACATGGGGCTGTGCCACCACAGGTGTGAGAACGTGTTCGGGAGTTACCGGTGTTTGTGCAACGAGGGGTTCAAGCTGCACCACGACGGGGACACGTGCACGCCCATCGCAGACGTAGAGGAGGGTGATGGGTCGGGctccagtcctcctcctcctcatcttcacaCCACCCCGGCCAGCCCTCAACCGGCCGCGGTGCCCTCTTACGTCAAGACCGGCAGCGTCCTGGGTATCGGTGTGTTCGTGATACTGTGCGCGGTGCTGCTGTACTTCGTGGTCCGGAACGCAGCCAGGCGATGCAGCAGGTTCGAGCTGACCTCCATCAAACACCGGGACATCGACATATTCTACCTGCAGCAGGTGACCTCGGAGACGTACAAGAGGCTGTCCCTGGACAGACCGTTCAAAAGCGACTCATAA
- the LOC117727475 gene encoding thrombomodulin-like has protein sequence MNDMFSQTNKPIHGRGVRQYKREQRGSNMGDVTGLFVFLLTFLVGRTDGIEPSSGYCIGTQCFTVFHHASDFTAAQDRCRDQGGHLMTVRSSVSHDILSILLGNLTGRYWVGLHLATGCPDSAAELRGFTWVTEDSESDFFNWPPGLDSSCSSPRCVSVSQEDEFQWIPEPCREHLAGFLCEYSFSDPCKGLAVAPGESVTYRTPMGFVGEDVLSLPPGSTAVRMPAETKYVCFTEQWLQAPWSCEIHEGGCEYRCAANPKNEPVCFCPTGQTVNPKNNVTCEVTDADDPCAALRCAHACYRDGDSHACLCGHGFKLAQDGRSCVDVNDCGDKRQCPGENFMCVNSVGGFQCVCEDGYMARGGLCLEVDECVSAPCEHICANTPGSYDCSCYDGYKEDPKSPNKCVLHCGKEECVAECDPNNRYECYCPDGYVASGETQVVCIDMDECSFEQCDQRCKNTFGSYVCSCFPGYTLVGEVTCVHTEGDTDGGSEGSGEGTTPSVPTTSAAPPPDPTRRPSAVSAGGLAGIIVCTVFSILLVLFLAHRILNGRGKMESRGALKAAEEEAHGLQRVTRDA, from the coding sequence ATGAACGATATGttttctcaaacaaacaaacctataCACGGCCGGGGCGTGCGACAATATAAACGGGAGCAGCGAGGTTCAAACATGGGGGACGTAACGGGactatttgttttcttgttgacTTTCCTGGTGGGGCGAACCGACGGGATAGAGCCGAGCAGCGGGTACTGCATCGGGACCCAGTGCTTCACTGTGTTCCATCACGCCAGCGACTTTACAGCCGCGCAGGACCGATGTAGAGACCAGGGAGGACATTTGATGACCGTGCGGTCGTCTGTCTCCCACGACATTCTCTCCATCCTGTTGGGGAACTTGACGGGGCGGTACTGGGTCGGTCTACATCTGGCGACCGGCTGCCCGGACTCTGCTGCTGAGCTGAGGGGCTTCACGTGGGTGACCGAGGACAGCGAAAGTGACTTCTTCAACTGGCCGCCGGGTCTTGACAGCAGCTGTTCCTCCCCGCGCTGCGTCTCGGTTTCCCAAGAGGACGAGTTTCAATGGATCCCCGAACCGTGTCGCGAACACTTGGCCGGGTTCCTCTGTGAGTACAGCTTCAGTGACCCGTGCAAAGGACTTGCGGTCGCGCCGGGCGAGTCCGTCACCTACAGGACCCCCATGGGGTTTGTGGGCGAGGATGTACTTTCTTTGCCCCCCGGGAGCACCGCCGTCCGGATGCCGGCCGAGACCAAATACGTCTGCTTCACGGAGCAGTGGCTGCAGGCACCCTGGAGCTGCGAGATTCACGAGGGCGGGTGTGAGTACAGGTGCGCGGCGAACCCCAAAAACGAGCCCGTCTGCTTCTGCCCGACGGGCCAGACCGTCAACCCAAAGAACAACGTCACCTGCGAGGTGACGGACGCGGACGACCCGTGCGCGGCCCTGCGCTGCGCGCACGCCTGCTACAGGGATGGAGACTCCCACGCCTGCCTGTGCGGCCACGGCTTTAAGCTGGCGCAGGACGGCCGGTCGTGCGTGGACGTCAACGACTGCGGGGACAAGCGGCAGTGTCCCGGGGAGAACTTCATGTGCGTCAACAGCGTCGGCGGGTTCCAGTGCGTCTGCGAGGATGGATACATGGCGCGCGGCGGCCTGTGCCTCGAGGTGGACGAGTGCGTGTCCGCTCCGTGCGAGCACATTTGCGCCAACACTCCCGGCAGCTACGACTGCTCTTGTTATGACGGATACAAAGAGGACCCGAAGTCCCCGAATAAGTGTGTGCTCCACTGCGGGAAGGAGGAGTGCGTCGCCGAGTGCGACCCAAACAACCGATACGAGTGCTACTGCCCCGACGGGTACGTGGCATCGGGGGAGACGCAGGTCGTCTGCATAGACATGGACGAGTGCTCCTTCGAACAATGCGATCAGCGTTGCAAAAACACGTTCGGCAGCTACGTGTGCTCGTGCTTTCCGGGATACACTTTAGTCGGAGAGGTCACTTGTGTCCACACCGAGGGGGACACGGACGGAGGGTCGGAGGGCTCCGGAGAGGGCACGACCCCGAGCGTCCCCACGACATCCGCCGCGCCGCCTCCGGATCCGACGAGGCGGCCCTCGGCGGTGTCGGCGGGGGGTCTCGCGGGGATCATAGTGTGCACTGTGTTCTCCATCTTGCTGGTGCTGTTTCTGGCTCATCGCATCCTCAACGGCAGAGGGAAGATGGAGAGCCGCGGCGCGCTCAAAGCCGCGGAGGAGGAAGCCCACGGTTTACAGCGCGTGACGAGGGACGCTTAA